aaagctactaagtcttcacgactttatatacaacgtatataatctctaacgctaactcaaacgcagcactaaaaacttctgctgacttctgacgcagccaaacgctccagcttcaacgaatgcagtagcagcggtggcgactgtgaaaagcgacgcgcttatataccataccgagctggctaccccgatccaccatcagccaatcagaaagattacccgctctctcgactttgcgagaatactatatgcgtcgccgcgcgcttgctcgccagttactgcgcggcgccgccgacaggcggctcacctctcggttctctcgggagtaaaatgcaattatataaagactaccacccgcagcacgattaagtaataagaaaaaatataactttcttctctttaagggagttaacctacatatagcgcggtcgtgccgagcgcgagggtgcttcatgtagaaacggatcgtcacataatgctattacagaattgagagagagagagaagagagatatataatatatatatatatatatatatatctacactgagaaaaaaaattctttcaatcaagaaaatgcattttcttgaaatagaattctttgatgcaaacaaatatttttttacagcaactaaacaatgtatgctagcaaataaatattttattcttttaagtaaatcatttcgtacatttttgattttgttcctctaagtaatgatttcatgacatcaatagtatcattattaaactgaaataaatcatttctttgtaataagaaaaccgagtttcttaaatgtatttaaagaaatttttttctcagtgtatgtatccgtatatgtatatttatatatatatttatgtataatgtaaatcataaacgtatatctatatataattatacataattttatgtgtacgatcagtattcaaacttatataaaattatatataactatacgtactcgacttttgggggtaaaatttctcactcaattaaaacgagtgtgaacccgtaatcatatataacctagcctagcctagccgcgtcttaatcctgtaaaaacattatgtgacgatccttcgctacatgaggcaccctcgcgctcgtctgccaatgaatgcgcgccactaccgataggtaggttaactctcttatagagaaggaaattaatttttgcttgacctaatccgcgcgtgctgcgggtagtatatattataatatatactatttcttatgatatttatgtaactgcattttactccgagagaaccgagagttAAGCCGTCTAACGGGTCTCggccgcgcagtaactggcgagcaagcgtgcggcgacgcagtaaagtgactctttaattaagatattcattccaagaagacattctctccaaaataaaaactgaaaatgtgcacttcttgataaagaatgaagaaattcagtctataagagtgagaagtaactcaaattcaagtgactcggcgtgtcactctatatttcgagtgagattttcactcgaaaaaaatttagagagtaattgtattataatataagtttgtgtacgaatgcttatagcattagccgcgtccgccgctactcggctattagaaggagagagacatccgtcctttttctccaaggctgccacgaagacgagcgttcagcgcattgacgtcttcttctttagattgatacgacactcataatttttaattacgattttcttgCTTATCATGCTCACATTATCCCTTACGTGATAACCTATCCTAtccataataagttttatcgaaatcgtttatcatcacgtcgtgaatcgtgaccttttttttttgcgtaatggGCGGTGAATGAGCGGGGCCTCTCATCAAGCGTCAACGCGCTAAACGCTCGTCTTcatggcagccttggagaaaaagcaatctaatagccaagtagcggcggacgcggccgAGCCGGCCCGAGACCCGAGACTCGAGGCACGAACGCGACACCGAGTGCCCGCCCCCACCGTCGATGCTGGCGGCCGAAAACTTGCACCACTGATCGGCAGTCGAAACGTCTgcgcattatattaatcaattaatgtattaaattgcgttcgcgttgcaattcgtttaaacgtatttaacaataaacaaaattaatttgcacacacatatcttaattgtgctgactcttattatccttcttgttttaattgaattacaagagcctaattattatttttagtattaatgttgggaatgttgctaatttaaaatatatcaacaataagaattacatataagaacatttagagtttatcggtagtgtctctgaacgctgttcagagtcatatgctacgtcgtactagtgtgagtttttgatttttagatcgatataatgtaccccgaaatcatttcagtagcacttttgtttggtcatagtggatttgctatatcaaatttttaatttttagcagtggattcagatttagcgaccaaaaagcttgtaggataccaagtttcaattatttcccattgaaaattgacgtagttacagatttttgtcgcctaacgtctcgttttctcccactgtgggacgtagaaaagcgacattgaaaagcgacggacgacgtaaaggccctcacacatgaattgacatatccataacattaaggtttcgacgcgttgcagaattgggcgaccgtaaccgtaaccggctgaatcaagtacgtgagtgatcgaaaccttactcatatggtaatgtcagttcatgtgtgaggaccttaagatttatttccttctctctctccggcgtgctcctgcgtgtattcttattgggtcacgtgggttagccagtgactcgttctaattgtaagtgacgtgcaggacatgcaggatgaggttataatacaaatttcgattgcaaatatgtgtaatatatgaaatttatatggtaaatattctcgtattgttattttattattatacatatatattaaacatttaactgagctatgttactctctgattcaattttacactggcgtcgatgagacagataagatgtgtgcaacagttaaatgttgctgtaatttacaatcgatatgtacagcttttaatctgctttaataaaactgtaaataaatgttttttataatactaatttttattctttgctttattagtaatgtatgtataattacaggtaccttggtgacaaaagaacttatccttacaacgttctcaatattgcaaaccaatgcacaactctacgtgtcacacctcatctatttaaccaccagcatcaacagtgtaaaattaattaaacagagggtaacataactcagattttacactggtgtcgatgagatagacgagatgtcgtgcgatatagaattgtggatcagttaaatgttgctgtaattgtcaatcaatattcacaacttattaattagtttgaataaaactttaaatactaatttgtattctttactttagtagtaacgtacataattgccggtaccttggtgacaaaggatggttcttatccttacaacgttatcaatatttaaccgatgcacaactctacgtcacacttcatttatttaatcatcaacaccaatgaaaaattaattaatcagtgagtaacgagctcagattttacactggcgtcgatgagatagatgagatgttgtgtgacatagaattgtggatcagtgaaatgttgctgtaattgtcaatcaatattcacaactgttaattagctcgaataaaattttcaataaatgtttttaataatactaatttttattctttactttactagtaacgtatataatttccggtgacaaaccttggtgacaaaagatggttcttatccttacaacgttatcaatatttaaccgatgaacaagtctacgtcacaccttatctatttaatcatcaccatcaatatataattgattaaatttaaatttaaggaaaaaaattacatcaatccaagatgatccttttaatcaaattcaacttaagtggcctataaacactgcaaaatatatccgttatatccgaagaaaattacctttttaaaaaaggtaaaaaaaaggcgccaaatgtatggtttttctttaaggaaagaaatagcaaatccaaggtaggacttttgattaaatttcacctgagtgacatatatagtatacctttatggttggaaaaaatcacatttgtttatgtatcaaataaatccaagataatactcttcatcaaattcaatcaaaatgatacatataatataagtgatatatagtatactgtaaagaaacacatcttatacctaagataaaacttcatctaatttagcccaagtaatatcacagaccttcttattccaaccaaaatctaactttaattattaaactaacgattattttaaatgaagaattacacgcgcacgcattaaccttctctacaaaaataatgatatcagaatattttgcaccaaatataacaatggatatttatatgaactgaaacatctactgtattattctctctctctctctctctctctcttttttttttttttttttttttaacgaggaagaggaaaatcttcaacctgaccatcttggaaggataactttgtagttatcaaccaccaagaggccaaagacatccgggtgcccgtacacccggatagtgtgggattctatgggggcacatcgcgggagatactgcccccatagcctacccactaaaaacctcttcctatattctgttctatctattcagccctgatgttaaagataatatctcccgaaatttccggtagtagtagcgatgcccaatatttagccagtattagtcattatactgttaatgtattttgctagtagggacatctcggtttcgacctgacgatcggactcggaattcatagatactttaagctgcagtggaccggtcgactttacttggtcgttcttcgaggtttcgaacttcttttttaataaatcccggAGAAATTTCTTGCTCGCCTTAGGACTTATAAAGTTCATGTTGTTTAACTCCGGAGCGATAAACACACTCGGCTCTCTTTGCGTCCGTCGCATAAGAGTAGCGGAGTTCAGATCGGGTTGGTAGGCGTTCTGCTCGCCCAGCGGGAGCCACGCTTGCCAGTAGTTATTCAGAGAGCCAATGCCATTCTTTTTGGCTGTCGATGACGACGTTGTCGTTGTTTCTTCAGGTACACGAACGGGCATCAATTCGCCATTGCAAATCAATCCGAGAAACAGCAAGGTGGATAATATTCTCCACTGAGATACCATTCTTCGCTGTAGGCTCAGCATCATTTTTGTTCTCGTGCTTCTTTTCGTCGAGTTcggaaaagatatctcaagatgctcgcgtctgaatcttattcgccacgtgtcacttgtccacgcgcgtcgtgagctatgcgtctctgacgagagaaacgaaagctactaagtcttcacgactttatatacaacgtatataATCTCTAACGCTAATTCAAACGCAGCACTAAAAACTTCTGCTGACTTCTGACGCAGCCAAACGCTCCAGCTTCAACGAATGCAGTAGCAGCGGTGGCGACTGTGAAAAGCGACGCGCTTATATACCATACCGAGCTGGCTACCCCGATccaccatcagccaatcagaaagaTTACCCGCTTTCTCGACTTTGCGAGAATACTATAtgcgtcgccgcgcgcttgctcgccagttactgcgcggcgccgccgacaggcggctcacctctcggttctctcgggagtaaaatgcaattatataaagactaccacccgcagcacgattaagtaataagaaaaaatataactttcttctctttaagggagttaacctacatatagcgcggtcgtgccgagcgcgagggtgcttcatgtagaaacggatcgtcacataatgctattacagaattgagagagagagagaaaagagatatataatatatatatatatatatatatatatatatatatatatatctacactgagaaaaaaaattctttcaatcaagaaaatgcattttcttgaaatagaattctttgatgcaaacaaatatttttttacagcaactaaacaaggtatgctagcaaataaatattttattcttttaagtaaatcatttcgtacatttttgattttgttcctctaagtaatgatttcatgacatcaatagtatcattattaaactgaaataaatcatttctttgtaataagaaaaccgagtttcttaaatgtatttaaagaaatttttttctcagtgtatgtatccgtatatgtatatttatatatatatttatgtataatgtaaatcataaacgtatatctatatataattatacataattttatgtgtacgatcagtattcaaacttatataaaattatatataactatacgtactcgacttttgggggtaaaatttctcactcaattaaaacgagtgtgaacccgtaatcatatataacctagcctagcctagccgcgtcttaatcctgtaaaaacattatgtgacgatccttcgctacatgaggcaccctcgcgctcgtctgccaatgaatgcgcgccactacccagatagccaaaccTGCCGAGAGCacaaactgaaaaattttgacacatattATGCTGGCAAAAGTTGGACAGCAAGCAATTACAGTTTGCCGTTTCAACTAACATTAACAGAAACACGACAAAAATCGAGTAGACTTTGCGTCACAATGTGCCCTCAAAAATGCAGCAaaagtacaacaaaatttaaagacattaacaaaacaaaaatcagACATTGTGTGTTGACACAATAtatcactaaaaattaaataaaaaaacagatatgtcatgatgtcacattaaattaataaaatgtagctAGAAATTTGACATATTTGCTATCACGCTGCAATACCAGAAACTTGGCGAAAATACAGCACGATGTATCACATGAAATACTGACAGCAAAaatgcagcagaaatcgagcagagcCTGCCGTCATGACATGACGGCGAAAACGCGGCAGGTATAGAACGCGAGTTTGCTACATCAGATGTGTGATGACTTCTGCACACAGGACGCGGCAAAGCGGCATCGCGGTGGCCAATCACCGTCTTGCTTTTctgataatacatatatgtatttaataaaaaagcaagaCGGTGATTGGCCACCGCGATGCCGCTTTGCCGCGTCCTGTGTGCAGGAGCCATGAATCCTCTATAATAGATGATTTTAGTGAGTGGGCGGTAGTAAGGTTGATCGCCCGACGTGTCTCCCGTCGAATCCCACACTTCCCGGACCTGATCCTCCCAGAAGTCTTCTCAAAGATTTCCacctttatataaaaaaa
This DNA window, taken from Monomorium pharaonis isolate MP-MQ-018 unplaced genomic scaffold, ASM1337386v2 scaffold_433, whole genome shotgun sequence, encodes the following:
- the LOC118648430 gene encoding uncharacterized protein LOC118648430; amino-acid sequence: MMLSLQRRMVSQWRILSTLLFLGLICNGELMPVRVPEETTTTSSSTAKKNGIGSLNNYWQAWLPLGEQNAYQPDLNSATLMRRTQREPSVFIAPELNNMNFISPKASKKFLRDLLKKKFNNTQTSGLG